Below is a genomic region from Rhodothermia bacterium.
TTTTCCGTGATGGTAATCGGATTGGGGTAATTTATGCTGGCCAATTGCCCCCAGTTGGAGGTTAAGACCTGCACCGTCAATTGATACGTTCCTGCCAAAACTCGGTCGAAACGGAACGTCCCATCCGGTTCTAATTTGGTACTGTACATACCCCGTCCAGTGTTTTCTGCATTTATCGGAGACAACGTCACGTAGCCCGCCGAGACGGGTGTACCCTCTTTTGTCGTTACTTTTCCTTTTGCACTGCCATACATGTACCGAACATCCAACTTAAAATTGATGTCTTTTGCCTCGCTACCATTCGATACCGTAACGGGTGTGGCTTGGGCCACGTCTTTTGCATTCGGATACCAAAGGGTCACGGCTAAATCTTGCACAACCACTTGTACGTAGTAGTCATCCGGTTCTAAAGCCGACAAGACGTATTCTCCTTTTTCGTTGGTCGTGGTGGTGATTCCGCCCCAATTCCAAGTCAAGCGGCTTTTGGAAATGGCGCTTACCTCTATACCGGGGATGGGATTTCCGGAGACGTCTATCACCCTTCCAGAGATTTGACCGGGTAACTGCATCGTAATGTCTATTCCTGAGACGGTCTCATCCTTACCTAAACTCACGGGTGAAAAACCTCTTGGATCATCGCCCTTACGATAATAAGAAGCGCTGTAACGATCTGCCCATGCTTGCACGATAAAAGTTCCTTCAGGCAACCCAGATAGGACATACTCGCCGTTTGCATCGCTTGGAGACCCACCCCAATAACCCACTTGCGGATCCTGCACGGTCACTTTTGCATATTCAATCGGCTGTCCGGCAGGGTCTGTTATTCGTCCTTTGATGACCCCATTACCCATAGGCGGTGGTGGCGGTGGTGAGATAATGACATTGTTAAAATCAAAATTCACGCCATCAGTCACACTACCTTCTTTCACTTCAATTGGTTTGGATTCTCCTTCGGTCGTGCCGCCGCCATAGAATTGTTGGATATTATTTGCCGTGGCATAGACATAATACAGCCCTTCCGGAAGGTCTTTCAGTTCGTAGGTTCCATCGGGCAGTACTTCGACACGGGTTTTTATAACAGCAGGTGGTAAGCCATACGCAACCACTATTGCTTTAGTTGTGTTTCCAGTCGCATCTTTGGGGAGGGCAACCGTCCCGCGAATGTTTCCACCAGCTTTTTCAATTCCTGCCGTGACCGGAAGAACGGCCAACCACAGCAATAGAAAGGAAAGATAATAACGGAGTTTCATCGTAATTAATGGATTTGGGTAAAAGGGTCTGTTTTTCCAATACCCGCCAAACATGTCGGATGCCCAAGCATGTTGTACACCACGACAATTCTTTGGGATTATTTGTATGGTATCTGGTATCTATTTCGGGCGGGGTTTATTTGGTCACTACCTGTTCTACATTAGGACACAAGCCATTGATTTCCAAACACCTAATTGGCATTAATGGCGAGTTTAGATGTTGGACAAGTCTTTATGATTAAAAGTATAAGGTCGGTTTTACGGTCTTTATGTACCACGGGGTGTCATGTCTTCTCCGCAATATTGATGTACCAATAATCTGAATTGCCGGACTTGTTCGGCTTCCCATTGTTCATCCCATCCCAATTCTTTTGCCAACCATTTTGCCACCAAAGGTGCTGCCTCCAGCACTGTTTTTGCATCCAGTAAGAGCCACCGAGTACGGCGTGCCAAGACATCTTCTATTGTTCTGGCCATTTCGTAACGAGCCGCCCAAACCACATGTGCCACCTTAAATGGGTAATTGGGGTGGAGTTCCTTTGCAAATTCCGGAGACTCCACCATCAATGCACGAATAAGTTGTTCATCTGTCCCATAATAGGCCAGCTGGTGTGTTCCAAACCCAACGTCTTTGCACCCATACAATTTTAAATCTTTTGTTTTACTTGATTTATGCGTACCCAAAATTTTGTCTTCGGCTTCATTGATGAGTTCTTCTCCCATTGCCCGATAGGTTGTCCACTTCCCCCCGACAATACTGATTAGTCCTTTGGGAGATACGTATATTTTATGGCTTCGCGAAATTTCTTTTGTTTTGCCGCCCTCTTCGTTTGGCGCAGCCAGCGGCCTTAGTCCCGCCCAGCAAGACAGAACATCTGTTCGTATGGGCGATTTCGCCAAATAGGGTTTAGCCGTTTCCAAGATATAGGCAATTTCCTCCTCCGAGACCTTCGGCTCCAAATCGGCGTATTGGACGGGCCGATCGGTTGTGCCGAGTACCACTTTATTGTGCCAAGGGATTGCAAAAAGCACCCGCCCATCGCTCGTTTTAGGAATCATAAGAGCGGTTTCGGATGGAAAAAAATCCCGATTCAACACCACATGTGCGCCTTGGCTTAGCGTCACCGTTTTGCGTGCCTCGGCATCTTCCAGACGTGCAATTTCGTCCACCCAAACCCCGGTTGCATTAATGACCACCTCCGCATAAACCTCAAAGGTTTCCCCGTTTTCCATGTCTTGCACCGTCACCCCGTGCAGTTTCCCGTTTTCCTCCAAAAAACCGCAGACCTGCATATAATTCAGTGGTAGTCCGCCTTCGCGAAAAAACGTTTGCGCCAGATTAAGCGCCAAGCGGCTATCGTCAAATTGCCCATCGTAATACAAAATCCCCCCTTTTAGTCGTTCCGCATTTACGCCCGGCATTTGCGTCAATACTTCTTTTTTCTCCAGCACCTGCGTTTTTCCCAATCGCCACCTTCCAGAAAGTGCGTCATACACCCTCAACCCCACGCCATAAAACACCAAATCCCAATAGGTATAGCAAGGGATGATAAATGCTTGTTTTTTTGTAACATGTGGCGCGTTTTTAAGCAAAATACCTCGCTCTCGTAGTGCTTCCCGAACCAACTTCACGTCGCCCTGTTTTAGGTAGCGCACCCCGCCATGAACCAATTTTGTTGCTTTTGAGGACGTTCCCTTGGCAAAATCTGCCTGTTCGAACAGTACGCACGCATATCCCCGTGATGCCGCTTCAAGTGCCGCCCCCAGACCAGAAGCACCTCCACCAATAACCACCACCTGCCAAACCTCCGTCTCGCGAAGTCGGCGTAACTGCTCGGATCGTGAAATCATTTCGAGATAATGATTCATGTTTAGTACATCCTAAACCTTTAGGTCGTAAAGGTGGTTTAATAGGTCATTTTAGGGAGGATGAAAACCCCTAATCCAAGACATAAGCTATTTTAATCCAATCCATAGGTTTCGGCAATTTTATCTGCTGAAAACGCCTCATGGAACTTTTCGGGGAGCATATTCTTGGTGATGAGAAAAGGCCCAAGCACCAAAGCATCTAAATGTGTACGGACAAAACAGTTAAACGCCTCTTGTGGGCTGCACACAATCGGCTCGCCCCGTACATTAAAGCTGGTATTCACCAACACCGGACAGCCTGTTTGTGCCTCAAATGCCGTCAGAAGGCGGTGGTAAAGAGGGTTCAGTGCCGGATGAACTGTTTGGATACGTGCAGAGCCATCCACATGGGTTACGGCAGGGATTGGGGAATGTGCCTGCTGGGTTTCTAAACGACTTTGCATATGGGCATTTGGGGTAACGTTTGGTGCTTGCCAGCCTTTTACGGGTGCCACCAAAAGCATGTAGGGGCTATCGGTCTCTAAACCAAACCACTCCTGTACCCGATGACGCAAAACAGATGGGGCGAAAGGTCTAAAACTTTCTCGGAATTTAATTTTCAGGTTAACGTTTTTTTGAACATCGGTTCCTCGCGGATCGGCCAAAATAGAGCGATTTCCCAAAGCCCGTGGGCCAAACTCCATACGTCCTTGAAACCATCCCACGGTACGTTGTGCGGCCAGTAATGCCGCCGTTCGGTCTGGAAGCACCTCGTATCCCACCTCCTCGAAAGGGATGGCTTCTGTCTCTAAAAATCTCCGGATGGCTTCGTCGGTATAAGCCGGACCCAAATAAGGATCAAAAAGCGCATTTGCCGGCATACGATCTTCTTGCACATATTCATGCCAAGCCAAAAGTGCCGCTCCCAAAGCACCGCCCGCATCACCCGATGCTGGCTGAATCCAAATTTCCTTAAACCCAGACTCACGGTGCAGGCGGCCATTCGCCACACAGTTTAGGGCGACTCCACCCGCCAGACAAAGGTTCTCGGCTCCAGTTTCCTTGCGGATGTGCCATGCGGTTTTGAGCATTATTTCCTCTGTCACTACCTGAACCGATCGCGCCAAGTCCATTTCACGCTGTGTAATGGGCGATTCGGGCTTCCGTGCCACACCACCAAACAGTGCTTCAAATTTGCGTCCGGTCATACGCAAACCCGTCATATAGGTAAAATAATCAAGATTCAGGCGATAAGATCCATCTTCTTTGACCGAGATCAGGTGGTCATAAATCGTCTGAACGTAACGTGGCTCACCATAGGGTGCAAGGCCCATCAGTTTATATTCGCCGGAGTTCACCCGAAATCCCGTGAAGTACGTAAAGGCGGAGTAGAGCAAACCTAAAGAATGTGGAAAGTTTAGCTCGGCCTGAATCCGCAGTGTTTTGTCTTCCCCCATGCCCCAACTGGAGGTTGCCCATTCACCCACGCCATCCGTTGTTAGAAAAGCGGCTTTCTTAAATGGAGATGGGTAAAATGCACTCGCGGCATGACTTTCGTGGTGTTCGGTAAATAACACCTTTCCTTCCCATTCCAATTCTTTTTGGATGAGGTCTGGAATCCAGAGTTTTTGCTTTAACCAAACGGGCATCGCCTTCAGGAACGAAGGCCAGCCATAAGGCGCATTGGCGACATAGGTTTCTAAGAGCCGCTCAAACTTTAGAAATGGCTTTTCATAGAACACCACATGATCTACATCGCGGATGGATATTCCGGCTTGCTGCAAACAAAAAGCCACCGCCTGACGTGGGAACGCGGGATCGTGTTTTATGCGCGAAAACGCCTCCTCTTGTACGGCGGCAACCGCTTTCCCATCTTGTACCAAACAAGCCGAAGCGTCGTGATAATAGCAGGATAAACCAAGAATATTCAAGGGTTTATTGATTTGAATTTGTGCTTGTTTCTGCCAAAAAAGCCGCGCCTCGCCCCTTCACCCGCTCATCCCATTGCTTCATCCACGTTTTTGCGGATTTACCCAACGATTGCCAATTTATGGCCATTGCGGAAATGGGGTATTCTTGCATCCAAGCCGGCAGACGATCTGCCGGAATGTCTTTCCGTACTGGAATCCGATACATTTCTTCGGCTTGGTCGCGCATGGACTCTTGCGAAGTGATGAACTCGTAGAACTGTATCGCTTCTTTTGGGCTTCGTCCTCCTTTTACCAATGCAATCGCATCTATCAATACGGGTGTTTCTCCGGTAGGAAATGCTATGCCAAATGGATTCCCTTTTTTTTGTTGGAGCAAGATGTCGGGGAGGTTCCAAAGTGTCAGATCGCCTTCTTGCCGCGCCAATTTAATGTAAAGTTGGGTAGGATCGGCAGTATAGGTTTTGGTTTGTTGGTCTAATTTGGCCAACCAGCGCATCCCTTCTTGCTCGGTGGGTTGCCGCAAAATGAGTGCCCCAAAAAGGGCAACCATTGTACCCGACTCTAAGGGGTAACGCACCAATATCCGGCCTTTCCATTTGGGATCCAAGAGTTCATCCCATGTTTTTGGTGGGTCTTTAACGGTTTCTGCATTAAAGGCAATGCCTACGGGCGTCAGGAAATTACCATACCAGCGGTCTTTTGTATCGCGGTGTGTTTCCTCCACTTGGCTTGCCCACGAAGGCCGATAGGGCATCAGCAACCCTTCATCAGCGGCTTGTTGAAAAAGAATATTTGGCGCTCCCCACCAGAGATCGGCTTGTGGGTTTGCGGCCTCCGTCCGGATTCTCTCATAAACGGCCTGTGCCCCCATGTCTAACCAGACCACATCTACACGTGGATATTGGGCCTCGAAGGCCACTTCGTATGCCTTTAGTAAATCCTTACCATGTGGCGAGTACACCACCACTTTTTTACGGCTATCCTCCACACAGCCCATCATCAACAACATCAATAGCCCGATTCCAAAACGTTTCATGGCAATCTCCGTTTGGCAGAAGTTCGGGTTGAAAAGAAAATGAACAGAGGACAAGGGTTTAGTCGGGCCATTCGAAACAATGCCGACATCTTGGCTCATAGGCGTCTTTTTCCCCTAAGAGTAGCCGCTCATTGCTCGCAACAATTCTTTGGCTATGGTTGGCAGGTGCGCCACAAACCACACAAATGGCGTGCAGTTTGGTCACATATTCAGC
It encodes:
- a CDS encoding carbamoyltransferase, with the protein product MNILGLSCYYHDASACLVQDGKAVAAVQEEAFSRIKHDPAFPRQAVAFCLQQAGISIRDVDHVVFYEKPFLKFERLLETYVANAPYGWPSFLKAMPVWLKQKLWIPDLIQKELEWEGKVLFTEHHESHAASAFYPSPFKKAAFLTTDGVGEWATSSWGMGEDKTLRIQAELNFPHSLGLLYSAFTYFTGFRVNSGEYKLMGLAPYGEPRYVQTIYDHLISVKEDGSYRLNLDYFTYMTGLRMTGRKFEALFGGVARKPESPITQREMDLARSVQVVTEEIMLKTAWHIRKETGAENLCLAGGVALNCVANGRLHRESGFKEIWIQPASGDAGGALGAALLAWHEYVQEDRMPANALFDPYLGPAYTDEAIRRFLETEAIPFEEVGYEVLPDRTAALLAAQRTVGWFQGRMEFGPRALGNRSILADPRGTDVQKNVNLKIKFRESFRPFAPSVLRHRVQEWFGLETDSPYMLLVAPVKGWQAPNVTPNAHMQSRLETQQAHSPIPAVTHVDGSARIQTVHPALNPLYHRLLTAFEAQTGCPVLVNTSFNVRGEPIVCSPQEAFNCFVRTHLDALVLGPFLITKNMLPEKFHEAFSADKIAETYGLD
- a CDS encoding glycerol-3-phosphate dehydrogenase/oxidase, translating into MISRSEQLRRLRETEVWQVVVIGGGASGLGAALEAASRGYACVLFEQADFAKGTSSKATKLVHGGVRYLKQGDVKLVREALRERGILLKNAPHVTKKQAFIIPCYTYWDLVFYGVGLRVYDALSGRWRLGKTQVLEKKEVLTQMPGVNAERLKGGILYYDGQFDDSRLALNLAQTFFREGGLPLNYMQVCGFLEENGKLHGVTVQDMENGETFEVYAEVVINATGVWVDEIARLEDAEARKTVTLSQGAHVVLNRDFFPSETALMIPKTSDGRVLFAIPWHNKVVLGTTDRPVQYADLEPKVSEEEIAYILETAKPYLAKSPIRTDVLSCWAGLRPLAAPNEEGGKTKEISRSHKIYVSPKGLISIVGGKWTTYRAMGEELINEAEDKILGTHKSSKTKDLKLYGCKDVGFGTHQLAYYGTDEQLIRALMVESPEFAKELHPNYPFKVAHVVWAARYEMARTIEDVLARRTRWLLLDAKTVLEAAPLVAKWLAKELGWDEQWEAEQVRQFRLLVHQYCGEDMTPRGT
- a CDS encoding extracellular solute-binding protein encodes the protein MKRFGIGLLMLLMMGCVEDSRKKVVVYSPHGKDLLKAYEVAFEAQYPRVDVVWLDMGAQAVYERIRTEAANPQADLWWGAPNILFQQAADEGLLMPYRPSWASQVEETHRDTKDRWYGNFLTPVGIAFNAETVKDPPKTWDELLDPKWKGRILVRYPLESGTMVALFGALILRQPTEQEGMRWLAKLDQQTKTYTADPTQLYIKLARQEGDLTLWNLPDILLQQKKGNPFGIAFPTGETPVLIDAIALVKGGRSPKEAIQFYEFITSQESMRDQAEEMYRIPVRKDIPADRLPAWMQEYPISAMAINWQSLGKSAKTWMKQWDERVKGRGAAFLAETSTNSNQ